A single window of Microbispora hainanensis DNA harbors:
- a CDS encoding aldo/keto reductase: MEYTRLGRTGLRVSRICLGTMNFGWQIGEAESHAILDRAHDDGVNFVDTANMYGSETGDGLSERFIGRWFGKTGHRDRIVLATKVYAPMTDWPNDGGLSARHIIAACEASLRRLGTDWIDLYQMHHVQRDTPWEEIWQAMETLVAQGKVRYVGSSNFAGWHLARAQSAADRRNFLGLVSEQCKYNLLTRHVELEVLPAAIELGIGILPYSPLHFGALSGALRKQREGAAGRSVLHAPERVEPHRAAIEEYEKLCADIGAEPTTVALAWLLSRPGVTAPIIGPRTPGQLDLPLTALRTELSAETLAWLEELFPPVGNGGPGPESWAW, encoded by the coding sequence ATGGAATACACCCGTTTGGGGCGGACCGGCCTGCGCGTCAGCCGGATCTGCCTCGGCACCATGAACTTCGGCTGGCAGATCGGCGAGGCCGAGAGCCACGCGATCCTCGACCGGGCGCACGACGACGGCGTCAACTTCGTCGACACCGCCAACATGTACGGCAGCGAGACCGGCGACGGCCTGAGCGAGCGCTTCATCGGCCGCTGGTTCGGCAAGACCGGCCACCGCGACCGGATCGTGCTGGCCACGAAGGTGTACGCCCCGATGACCGACTGGCCGAACGACGGCGGGCTGTCGGCCCGGCACATCATCGCCGCCTGCGAGGCGTCGCTGCGCCGCCTGGGCACCGACTGGATCGACCTTTACCAGATGCACCACGTGCAGCGGGACACGCCGTGGGAGGAGATCTGGCAGGCCATGGAGACGCTCGTCGCCCAGGGCAAGGTGCGATATGTGGGGTCGTCCAACTTCGCCGGCTGGCACCTCGCCCGCGCCCAGTCCGCGGCCGACCGGAGGAACTTCCTCGGCCTGGTCTCCGAGCAGTGCAAGTACAACCTGCTCACCCGGCACGTCGAGCTGGAGGTGCTGCCCGCGGCGATCGAGCTGGGGATCGGGATCCTGCCCTACTCGCCGCTGCACTTCGGCGCGCTGTCCGGGGCGCTGCGCAAGCAGCGCGAGGGCGCGGCCGGTCGCAGCGTCCTGCACGCCCCCGAGCGGGTCGAGCCGCACCGGGCGGCGATCGAGGAATACGAGAAGCTCTGCGCCGATATCGGTGCGGAGCCCACCACGGTCGCGCTCGCCTGGCTGCTGTCGCGGCCCGGAGTGACCGCCCCGATCATCGGGCCGCGCACCCCCGGGCAGCTCGACCTGCCGCTGACCGCGCTGCGCACCGAGCTGTCCGCAGAGACCCTGGCCTGGTTGGAGGAGCTGTTCCCCCCTGTCGGCAACGGCGGCCCCGGCCCCGAGTCCTGGGCCTGGTGA
- a CDS encoding Tm-1-like ATP-binding domain-containing protein has protein sequence MATVVLLGTLDTKTEEYLWVRDRLREAGCDVLLVNVGTFAAGAEHADVGADEVARAAGADLDGLRAGRDRGAAMDTMATGAAVVVRRLYDEGRLDGLLAIGGSGGSSVAARALQTLPVGVPKLLVSTMASGDVRPYVGDVDVTLMYSVVDISGINRLSRAVLGNAAAAMAGMAQRYARVRGETGTGDDRKLIGATMFGLTTPAVDEARDHLTALGYEVLVFHATGSGGRAMEALAASGMLDGVLDLTTTELADDLVGGVLTAGPDRLEAAGRAGIPQVVSVGALDMVNFGPRDTVPEKFADRKFLVHNPTVTLMRTTREEMAELGARIGGKLGRATGPVEVFLPLKGVSGIDVEGGPFADPDADAACFTALRDALKDTGVPVHDVDAAINDPGFGRAAAEALHRLIRASDSAR, from the coding sequence GTGGCGACGGTAGTGCTGCTGGGAACGCTGGACACCAAGACCGAGGAGTACCTCTGGGTCCGTGACCGGCTGCGAGAGGCGGGCTGCGACGTGCTCCTGGTGAACGTGGGCACCTTCGCCGCCGGGGCGGAGCACGCCGACGTCGGCGCGGACGAGGTGGCCCGGGCGGCGGGCGCCGACCTCGACGGGCTCCGCGCCGGCCGCGACCGCGGCGCCGCGATGGACACGATGGCGACCGGCGCCGCCGTGGTCGTCCGCCGGCTGTACGACGAGGGCCGCCTCGACGGCCTGCTCGCGATCGGCGGCTCCGGTGGCTCGTCGGTCGCGGCCCGGGCGCTGCAGACCCTGCCCGTCGGTGTGCCCAAGCTGCTGGTCTCGACCATGGCCTCGGGCGACGTCCGCCCGTACGTCGGAGACGTGGACGTCACGCTCATGTACTCCGTCGTGGACATCTCCGGCATCAACCGGCTCTCGCGGGCGGTGCTCGGCAATGCCGCCGCCGCCATGGCCGGGATGGCCCAGCGGTACGCCCGGGTCCGTGGCGAGACGGGGACCGGCGACGACCGGAAGCTGATCGGCGCGACGATGTTCGGGCTCACCACGCCCGCCGTCGACGAGGCCCGCGACCACCTGACCGCCCTCGGATACGAGGTGCTGGTCTTCCACGCCACGGGGTCCGGCGGGCGGGCGATGGAGGCCCTCGCCGCCTCCGGCATGCTCGACGGCGTGCTCGACCTGACCACCACCGAGCTGGCCGACGATCTCGTCGGCGGCGTCCTCACCGCGGGACCGGACCGGCTGGAGGCGGCAGGGCGGGCCGGCATCCCGCAGGTGGTCAGCGTCGGCGCGCTCGACATGGTCAACTTCGGGCCCCGGGACACGGTGCCGGAGAAGTTCGCGGACCGGAAGTTCCTGGTGCACAACCCCACGGTCACCCTCATGCGGACGACCCGCGAGGAGATGGCCGAGCTGGGCGCCAGGATCGGCGGCAAGCTCGGCCGCGCCACCGGGCCGGTGGAGGTCTTCCTGCCGCTTAAGGGCGTCTCGGGGATCGACGTCGAAGGCGGGCCCTTCGCCGACCCCGACGCCGACGCCGCCTGCTTCACCGCGCTGCGGGACGCCCTGAAGGACACCGGCGTCCCCGTCCACGACGTGGACGCCGCCATCAACGACCCGGGATTCGGCCGGGCCGCGGCGGAAGCGCTGCACCGCCTCATCCGTGCGTCCGACTCCGCACGCTGA
- a CDS encoding phosphoenolpyruvate hydrolase family protein has product MNRETALERLRATVRAGRPIIGAGAGTGLSAKAAEAGGADLLIIYNSGRYRMAGRGSLAGLLPYGDANAIVVDMAREVLPVVRDTPVLAGVCGTDPFRLMGPFLDQLKAMGFAGVQNFPTVGLYDGKFRQNLEETGMGYRLEVEMIREARRRDLLTAPYVFDAEQAAAMTEAGADVLVPHVGLTTSGSIGAETALTLDEAAAAVQEMRDAAVAVNPDVIVLCHGGPIAEPQDAQFVLDHTNGIAGFFGASSMERLPTEKAIAAQATEFKSLRLGPA; this is encoded by the coding sequence ATGAACCGCGAGACAGCTCTCGAACGCCTGCGCGCCACCGTACGGGCCGGCCGGCCCATCATCGGCGCGGGCGCGGGCACCGGCCTGTCGGCCAAGGCCGCCGAGGCGGGCGGGGCCGACCTGCTCATCATCTACAACTCGGGCCGCTATCGCATGGCCGGTCGCGGGTCGCTCGCCGGGTTGCTGCCGTACGGCGACGCCAACGCGATCGTCGTCGACATGGCGAGGGAGGTCCTGCCGGTCGTCCGCGACACCCCCGTGCTGGCCGGGGTATGCGGCACCGACCCGTTCCGGCTCATGGGCCCGTTTCTCGACCAGCTCAAGGCGATGGGCTTCGCCGGCGTGCAGAACTTCCCCACCGTGGGGCTGTACGACGGCAAGTTCCGGCAGAACCTCGAAGAGACCGGGATGGGATACCGGCTGGAGGTGGAGATGATCAGGGAGGCGCGGCGGCGTGACCTGCTCACCGCCCCCTACGTCTTCGACGCGGAGCAGGCGGCGGCGATGACCGAGGCCGGAGCCGATGTTCTCGTGCCCCACGTCGGGCTGACCACGAGCGGCAGCATCGGCGCGGAGACCGCCCTCACCCTCGACGAGGCCGCCGCCGCGGTGCAGGAGATGCGCGACGCCGCCGTCGCGGTGAACCCCGACGTCATCGTGCTGTGCCACGGCGGCCCCATCGCCGAGCCGCAGGACGCCCAGTTCGTGCTCGATCACACGAACGGGATCGCGGGTTTCTTCGGGGCGTCGTCGATGGAACGCCTGCCCACGGAGAAGGCGATCGCCGCCCAGGCGACCGAGTTCAAGAGCCTGCGGCTCGGTCCCGCCTGA
- a CDS encoding MBL fold metallo-hydrolase, which translates to MKIHHLNCGSMRKLEPIDDGMPSAHAVAHCLLVETDRDGLVLVEAGLGLGDVRDPAGSLAADWTEMVEPVLDPAETAVRQVERLGYAPADVRHVLLTHLDVDHSGGLPDFPGARVHVLEDELTAALAEAPSRRYRPAHWAHGPHWETYGTGAGEEWFGFGGVRLPHGLPADFLLVPLGGHTAGHAAVAVRDGGRWLLHAGDAYFYHGELRADEPQPHPLLDFVQTGSQVDAELRLRNRDRLRALVRDHADEVEVFSAHDPWELRRFTSPGE; encoded by the coding sequence ATGAAGATCCATCACCTCAACTGCGGCTCGATGCGGAAGCTCGAGCCCATCGACGACGGCATGCCGTCCGCGCACGCGGTGGCGCACTGCCTGCTGGTCGAGACCGATCGCGACGGCCTGGTGCTCGTGGAGGCCGGGCTGGGGCTCGGCGACGTCCGCGACCCGGCGGGCTCGCTCGCCGCGGACTGGACCGAGATGGTCGAGCCGGTGCTCGATCCGGCCGAGACCGCCGTGCGGCAGGTCGAGCGGCTCGGATACGCGCCCGCCGACGTGCGGCACGTCCTGCTGACCCACCTCGACGTCGACCACTCCGGCGGCCTGCCGGACTTCCCGGGCGCCCGGGTGCACGTCCTGGAGGACGAACTGACTGCGGCGCTCGCCGAGGCCCCCAGCAGGCGCTACCGGCCGGCGCACTGGGCCCATGGGCCCCATTGGGAGACGTACGGGACCGGCGCGGGCGAGGAGTGGTTCGGCTTCGGCGGCGTACGGCTGCCGCACGGGCTGCCGGCGGACTTCCTGCTGGTGCCGCTCGGCGGGCACACGGCCGGGCACGCGGCGGTGGCGGTGCGCGACGGCGGCCGGTGGCTGCTGCACGCGGGCGACGCGTACTTCTACCACGGCGAGCTGCGGGCGGACGAGCCGCAGCCGCACCCGCTGCTCGATTTCGTGCAGACCGGCTCGCAGGTCGACGCCGAGCTGCGGCTGCGCAACCGCGACCGGCTGCGCGCCCTGGTCCGCGACCACGCGGACGAGGTGGAGGTCTTCTCCGCCCACGATCCGTGGGAGCTGCGCCGTTTCACGTCCCCCGGCGAGTGA
- a CDS encoding ArsR/SmtB family transcription factor — translation MIRIELAPADLLRLRFAHSPMAEVVASCLALRSRSARLVPASWRARAEPLLRGLTTLRPLVPGPSGYVPDFLTPAPPVTRPTLEQELRVVAATPLDRVVSEVERAWAGHRAPPEIERFATDPAGALAVTVREIRRYFSTAIAPSWPRLRALAEGEVTRRGLLAAERGPRALLTDLHPRLDWDGGALRLAYDKDGEFGLDGHPLTLLPTGFTGPHVYTMTGTPSGRALWYAPRGHGRLWDPPAPAEPPAALAALLGPTRAAVLALLAEPAGTGEVAAALRLAPATASHHLTTLRDAGLVTGERDGRRLRYRRTGLGEQLAGEDQAP, via the coding sequence GTGATCCGGATCGAGCTCGCCCCCGCCGACCTGCTGCGGCTCAGGTTCGCGCACAGCCCGATGGCGGAGGTCGTGGCCAGTTGCCTCGCGCTGCGCTCCCGCTCGGCGCGCCTGGTCCCCGCGTCCTGGCGGGCCCGGGCCGAGCCGCTGCTGCGAGGACTGACCACGCTCCGTCCGCTGGTCCCGGGCCCCAGCGGTTACGTGCCGGACTTCCTCACCCCGGCGCCGCCCGTCACCCGCCCGACCCTGGAGCAGGAGCTGCGGGTGGTGGCGGCCACGCCGCTCGACCGGGTCGTGTCCGAGGTGGAACGGGCCTGGGCCGGGCACCGCGCGCCGCCGGAGATCGAGCGGTTCGCGACCGACCCGGCGGGCGCGCTGGCCGTGACGGTGCGGGAGATCCGGCGCTACTTCTCGACGGCGATCGCGCCGAGCTGGCCGCGGCTGCGCGCGCTCGCGGAGGGCGAGGTGACCCGCCGCGGGCTGCTGGCCGCCGAGCGCGGGCCGCGGGCGCTGCTGACGGATCTGCACCCGCGCCTCGACTGGGACGGCGGGGCGCTGCGGCTGGCGTACGACAAGGACGGCGAGTTCGGCCTGGACGGGCACCCGCTCACGCTGCTGCCGACCGGGTTCACCGGCCCGCACGTGTACACGATGACCGGCACCCCGTCGGGACGCGCCCTGTGGTACGCGCCGCGCGGCCACGGCCGGCTGTGGGACCCGCCCGCGCCGGCCGAACCGCCGGCGGCGCTGGCCGCCCTGCTCGGCCCGACCCGCGCGGCCGTGCTCGCCCTGCTGGCGGAACCGGCCGGCACGGGGGAGGTGGCCGCCGCCCTCCGGCTTGCCCCGGCGACCGCCTCGCACCACCTGACCACGCTCAGGGACGCCGGCCTGGTCACCGGCGAACGGGACGGCCGCCGCCTGCGTTACCGCCGCACCGGCCTCGGCGAACAGCTCGCCGGGGAGGACCAGGCGCCGTAG
- a CDS encoding HNH endonuclease signature motif containing protein, which produces MTANSPLWSSDGSSAHEPFPIIGFEPPQRASRAEDEGDTGADGDADSSTSDDAPGAGQGKGRSSWVVVGSVREVAQELALTPLPDDVDTCLAEAEELLFARDRITSALADRVGRVHRAGQARQHGHASTRCWLRTSGGMTVGGAGRLLTLGAELPRLPKVREKFAAGELAAGVVEAICAAVAGLTDEQAGLAEPILVDLASKAGAAEVAKAGRHLRAVLDPDGEERDERADYGRRFLRVRPGKGGGVEGEFYLPREAGARLMALLQAYAKLRAQGDDRPLTVRQADALIALLEQKITAELLVVVSAESLPTDPDNTDTSDSAPDDDADPAADLADGEADDTVSDPMSGPGHASGADDPDDFDAAQADDTGGYAPNETGSTEDPSQGDDTVSGEMGDHDDAGGTDAPDGSDEFDTAEAAPATAPATAPAADSAIDPAPGSTDATTGLRDMESRDYGVGEREAGERRPGECEARDRRPSERELRDTASTASADCDIAPSEAARPDPPPEDASPRHTHAGPRPAGDCRHGQGTCPCDGQARCSRATQAPGAPGPSGTAPGGPGPEPETPPGRASGTAPGAGRGTPETAQGATQGASPGAAPGASAGVLPGALLGPALVASLGASVGMAPGLLPATGQVLPVSSVHRLARTSTLVRIVMNAEGQVLDMGRKVRLATPAQRRAIYARYATCWIDGCPLPATMCQIDHADNWSTGGLTDLKLLGPACQFHNRDRYQHPERYTRRNVGTDRWAFTYHRLGTARRLRE; this is translated from the coding sequence TTGACCGCCAATTCCCCGCTGTGGTCGTCCGACGGTTCATCCGCCCACGAGCCCTTCCCCATCATCGGCTTCGAGCCCCCGCAGCGTGCGAGCCGTGCCGAGGACGAGGGCGACACTGGCGCTGATGGCGACGCCGATAGCAGCACCAGCGATGACGCCCCCGGTGCCGGTCAGGGCAAGGGCCGGTCGTCGTGGGTGGTGGTGGGGTCTGTTCGTGAGGTGGCCCAAGAGCTGGCGCTGACGCCGCTTCCCGACGACGTGGATACCTGCCTGGCCGAGGCGGAGGAGTTGCTGTTCGCCCGTGACCGAATCACGAGTGCGCTGGCCGATCGGGTGGGGCGGGTGCATCGTGCGGGGCAGGCCAGGCAGCATGGGCATGCCTCCACCCGCTGCTGGCTGCGCACCAGTGGGGGGATGACGGTGGGCGGTGCGGGCCGCCTGCTCACGTTGGGGGCGGAACTGCCGCGCCTCCCCAAGGTGCGGGAGAAGTTCGCTGCGGGTGAGTTGGCGGCGGGGGTGGTGGAGGCCATCTGCGCCGCTGTCGCCGGACTAACCGACGAGCAGGCCGGCCTGGCGGAGCCGATCTTGGTGGACCTGGCCAGCAAGGCCGGGGCGGCGGAGGTCGCCAAGGCCGGCCGCCACCTGCGGGCGGTGCTGGACCCCGATGGGGAAGAGCGGGATGAGCGGGCCGATTACGGGCGGCGGTTCCTGCGGGTCCGCCCGGGCAAGGGCGGCGGCGTGGAAGGGGAGTTCTACCTGCCGCGTGAGGCCGGCGCCCGGTTGATGGCCTTGTTGCAGGCGTACGCCAAGCTGAGGGCACAGGGGGATGACCGCCCGCTGACGGTACGTCAGGCCGACGCGCTGATCGCCCTGCTGGAGCAGAAGATCACCGCCGAGCTCCTCGTCGTGGTCAGCGCCGAATCCCTCCCCACCGACCCCGACAACACCGACACCAGCGACTCTGCCCCCGACGACGACGCCGACCCCGCCGCCGACCTTGCTGACGGCGAGGCCGACGACACCGTCTCCGACCCGATGAGCGGCCCCGGTCACGCGAGCGGCGCAGACGACCCCGACGACTTCGACGCTGCCCAGGCCGACGACACCGGCGGCTACGCCCCCAATGAGACCGGAAGCACCGAGGACCCGAGCCAGGGTGACGACACCGTCTCGGGCGAAATGGGCGACCACGATGATGCGGGCGGCACCGACGCCCCCGATGGCTCAGACGAGTTCGACACTGCCGAGGCCGCCCCCGCCACCGCCCCCGCCACCGCCCCTGCCGCCGACTCCGCCATCGACCCTGCCCCTGGCTCCACCGATGCCACGACCGGACTTCGCGACATGGAGTCTCGCGACTATGGAGTCGGTGAGCGCGAGGCCGGTGAGCGGCGGCCCGGTGAGTGCGAGGCCCGTGACCGGCGGCCCAGCGAGCGCGAGCTGCGCGACACCGCGAGCACTGCCTCTGCCGACTGCGACATAGCGCCCTCGGAGGCGGCGCGGCCAGACCCTCCTCCCGAGGACGCCTCCCCACGTCACACCCACGCCGGGCCCCGGCCTGCGGGGGACTGCCGGCATGGCCAGGGCACGTGCCCGTGCGACGGCCAGGCGCGCTGCTCGCGTGCGACGCAGGCACCGGGGGCACCGGGGCCATCGGGAACGGCGCCCGGCGGGCCGGGACCGGAGCCGGAGACACCACCCGGGAGGGCATCGGGAACAGCACCGGGAGCCGGGCGAGGAACACCGGAGACCGCGCAAGGAGCGACGCAAGGCGCGTCACCGGGAGCAGCGCCGGGGGCGTCGGCAGGCGTGCTGCCCGGGGCACTGCTCGGACCAGCGCTGGTGGCATCGCTGGGGGCGTCGGTGGGGATGGCGCCGGGGTTGTTGCCGGCGACCGGGCAGGTGCTGCCCGTCTCCAGCGTGCACCGCCTCGCCCGCACTTCCACTCTGGTGCGGATCGTCATGAACGCCGAGGGACAGGTCCTCGACATGGGCCGCAAGGTCCGCCTCGCCACCCCCGCCCAACGACGGGCCATCTACGCCCGGTACGCCACCTGCTGGATCGACGGCTGCCCACTCCCGGCGACCATGTGCCAGATCGACCACGCCGACAACTGGAGCACCGGCGGCCTGACCGACCTGAAGCTCCTCGGCCCGGCCTGCCAGTTCCACAACCGCGACCGCTACCAGCACCCCGAGCGCTACACCCGCCGCAACGTAGGCACTGACCGCTGGGCCTTCACCTACCACCGCCTGGGAACAGCCCGGCGACTACGGGAATGA
- a CDS encoding TetR/AcrR family transcriptional regulator produces MTRRNDTRERVLRTAAGLFQRQGYNATGLNQVLAESRAPKGSLYFHFPDGKEQLAAEAVAIAGGELGERMAAAVAAASGPAEAVARIGDLLARDLEESGFQEGCPVATVALEAAGDSEPIRSACDTTYASWLRGLAGYLRGHGVDDPEAVADLVLSSLQGALLLARVRRDTAVIHSVTQRIGGMVGGMVADAADAAARKDSE; encoded by the coding sequence ATGACGCGAAGGAACGACACGCGCGAGCGGGTCCTGCGCACGGCCGCCGGGCTCTTCCAGCGGCAGGGCTACAACGCCACCGGCCTCAACCAGGTGCTGGCGGAGAGCCGGGCGCCCAAGGGCTCGCTCTACTTCCACTTCCCCGACGGCAAGGAGCAGCTGGCCGCCGAGGCGGTGGCGATCGCGGGCGGTGAGCTGGGCGAGCGCATGGCCGCGGCCGTGGCCGCCGCTTCCGGCCCCGCCGAGGCAGTCGCCCGGATCGGCGATCTGCTCGCCCGCGACCTGGAGGAGTCGGGGTTCCAGGAGGGCTGCCCGGTGGCCACGGTCGCGCTGGAGGCCGCGGGCGACAGCGAGCCCATCAGGTCGGCCTGCGACACGACGTACGCCTCCTGGCTGCGCGGCCTGGCCGGCTATCTGCGCGGGCACGGCGTGGACGACCCCGAGGCGGTCGCCGACCTGGTGCTGTCGTCGCTGCAGGGAGCGCTCCTGCTCGCCCGTGTGCGCCGCGACACCGCCGTCATCCACTCGGTCACGCAACGGATCGGCGGCATGGTCGGGGGCATGGTCGCCGACGCCGCCGATGCCGCTGCGCGAAAGGACTCCGAATGA
- a CDS encoding MaoC family dehydratase, with protein sequence MNGRTYEEVAVGEELPALPIPLTRTLIVATAIASRDYQDVHHDPGLAAERGSKDIFMNILTTNGLVDRYVTEWAGPAAVVKAIKIRLGVPNYPGDTMTLTGTVTAKHDDDHRVEIAVRGENGLGAHVTGTVAVRLPAKDVT encoded by the coding sequence ATGAACGGGCGGACGTACGAGGAGGTGGCGGTGGGGGAGGAGCTGCCCGCGCTGCCGATCCCGCTGACCCGCACGCTCATCGTGGCGACCGCGATCGCCAGTCGCGACTACCAGGACGTCCATCACGACCCCGGCCTCGCGGCCGAGCGCGGGTCGAAGGACATCTTCATGAACATCCTCACCACCAACGGCCTGGTCGACCGGTACGTCACGGAATGGGCGGGCCCGGCCGCCGTCGTCAAGGCCATCAAGATCCGGCTCGGCGTGCCCAACTACCCGGGCGACACGATGACACTGACCGGCACGGTCACCGCCAAGCACGACGACGACCACCGGGTCGAGATCGCCGTACGCGGCGAGAACGGCCTGGGCGCCCACGTCACCGGCACCGTCGCCGTACGGCTTCCCGCGAAGGACGTGACATGA
- a CDS encoding lipid-transfer protein: protein MSGFSGAAAIAGIGATEFSKDSGRSELRLACEAVLAALADAGLKPSDVDGMVTFTADTNAEIHVARATGMGDLTFFSRIPHGGGAACGTVQQAALAVASGVAGVVVCYRAFNERSGLRYGLGQAGDPADTGAEGAAYAWLTPFGLSTPAQWVAMFARRYMHEYGATSEDFGRVAVVDRTHAATNPAAWFYRRPITLEDHQASRWIAEPLHLLDCCQETDGGQALVVVSAERARDLRHPPAVILGAAQGSGDDQHMMTSYYRPRITGIPEMGLVGRQLYAQSGLGPADMDAAILYDHFTPLVLPQLEELGFCAPGEAKDFVAEGNLELGGRLPFNTHGGQLGEAYLHGMNGIAEAVRLVRGTSVNQPEGVRNVIVTAGTGVPTSGLVLGTDR, encoded by the coding sequence ATGAGCGGCTTTTCGGGCGCGGCGGCGATCGCCGGCATCGGGGCCACCGAGTTCTCCAAGGACTCCGGCCGCAGCGAGCTCCGGCTCGCCTGCGAGGCCGTGCTCGCGGCTCTCGCCGACGCCGGCCTGAAGCCGTCCGACGTGGACGGGATGGTGACGTTCACCGCCGACACCAACGCCGAGATCCACGTCGCCCGTGCCACCGGCATGGGCGACCTGACGTTCTTCTCGCGCATCCCGCACGGCGGCGGCGCGGCCTGCGGCACCGTCCAGCAGGCGGCGCTGGCCGTCGCGTCCGGCGTCGCCGGCGTCGTGGTCTGCTACCGGGCCTTCAACGAGCGCTCCGGGTTGCGCTACGGCCTCGGCCAGGCGGGCGACCCGGCCGACACGGGGGCCGAGGGCGCGGCGTACGCGTGGCTCACCCCGTTCGGCCTGTCGACGCCCGCCCAGTGGGTGGCCATGTTCGCCCGCCGCTACATGCACGAGTACGGCGCGACCAGCGAGGACTTCGGCCGGGTGGCCGTGGTCGACAGGACGCACGCCGCGACCAATCCGGCGGCCTGGTTCTACCGGCGGCCCATCACGCTCGAAGACCACCAGGCGTCGCGCTGGATCGCCGAGCCGCTGCACCTGCTCGACTGCTGCCAGGAGACCGACGGCGGGCAGGCGCTGGTCGTGGTCTCGGCCGAGCGGGCGCGCGACCTGCGGCACCCGCCCGCCGTCATCCTCGGCGCGGCCCAGGGCTCCGGCGACGACCAGCACATGATGACGAGCTACTACCGTCCCCGCATCACCGGCATCCCCGAGATGGGGCTGGTCGGGCGGCAGTTGTACGCGCAGAGCGGCCTCGGCCCCGCCGACATGGACGCGGCGATCCTGTACGACCACTTCACGCCGCTGGTGCTGCCGCAACTGGAGGAGCTGGGTTTCTGCGCCCCCGGCGAGGCCAAGGACTTCGTGGCCGAGGGCAACCTGGAGCTCGGCGGGCGGCTGCCGTTCAACACCCACGGCGGCCAGCTCGGCGAGGCGTACCTGCACGGCATGAACGGCATCGCCGAGGCGGTGCGGCTGGTGCGGGGCACCAGCGTCAACCAGCCCGAAGGCGTGCGCAACGTGATCGTGACCGCCGGCACCGGCGTGCCCACCAGCGGCCTGGTCCTCGGGACGGACCGGTGA
- a CDS encoding bifunctional MaoC family dehydratase N-terminal/OB-fold nucleic acid binding domain-containing protein: MTAYEDFAGREILPPQEGPDPVNAPMIRHWAEAMGDRNPIYLDEDAARATGRTGIVAPASMTQAWTMRGYARAPDGGGAGGAPGAEELYALLEKDGYTSVVATDSEFEFHRELVVGDRVSVREVVESISPEKSTALGAGRFVTTVRTYTDQHGEVVAVQRWRLLWFRPKASSPGERAPKASRPRPVINRDNAFWFEAAREHRLVIQRCAGCGTLRHPPGPCCPHCGSFEWDTAEASGRGQVYSFVVNHHPRHPAFGYPLIVALVELEEGTRLVTDLIGVEPGEVEIGMPVVLDWLDADPGLSLPVFRPQLGDVS; encoded by the coding sequence ATGACCGCCTACGAGGACTTCGCCGGACGGGAGATCCTTCCCCCGCAGGAGGGGCCCGACCCGGTGAACGCGCCCATGATCCGGCACTGGGCCGAGGCGATGGGCGACCGCAACCCGATCTACCTCGACGAGGACGCCGCCCGCGCGACCGGCCGCACCGGGATCGTCGCGCCCGCGTCGATGACCCAGGCGTGGACGATGCGCGGGTACGCCCGGGCTCCCGATGGGGGAGGCGCCGGCGGAGCGCCGGGGGCCGAGGAGCTGTACGCGCTGCTGGAGAAGGACGGCTACACCTCGGTGGTGGCCACCGACTCGGAGTTCGAGTTCCACCGCGAGCTGGTGGTCGGCGACCGGGTGAGCGTCCGCGAGGTGGTGGAGTCGATCTCCCCGGAGAAGAGCACCGCGCTGGGCGCCGGCCGGTTCGTGACGACGGTCCGCACCTACACCGACCAGCACGGCGAGGTCGTCGCCGTCCAGCGCTGGCGCCTGCTGTGGTTCCGGCCGAAGGCGTCCTCCCCTGGCGAGCGGGCCCCGAAGGCGTCGCGGCCGCGGCCGGTGATCAACCGCGACAACGCGTTCTGGTTCGAGGCGGCGCGCGAGCACCGGCTGGTGATCCAGCGCTGCGCCGGGTGCGGGACGCTGCGCCATCCGCCCGGCCCCTGCTGCCCGCACTGCGGCTCGTTCGAGTGGGACACCGCCGAGGCGTCGGGCCGCGGGCAGGTCTACAGCTTCGTGGTCAACCATCACCCCCGCCACCCGGCGTTCGGCTATCCGCTGATCGTCGCGCTCGTGGAGCTGGAGGAGGGCACACGGCTCGTCACCGACCTCATCGGCGTGGAGCCGGGGGAGGTCGAGATCGGCATGCCCGTCGTCCTCGACTGGCTGGACGCCGATCCCGGCCTGTCGCTTCCCGTGTTCCGCCCGCAGCTCGGGGACGTGTCATGA